The following are encoded in a window of Panicum virgatum strain AP13 chromosome 5N, P.virgatum_v5, whole genome shotgun sequence genomic DNA:
- the LOC120671937 gene encoding uncharacterized protein LOC120671937 yields the protein MATEERVLMDLARMVPATLLLVGTSEKVITSIKGARELLAGDKWGFDDSDDPASPPSNPARGGDRGTSDPVETTGGGDHSLGVHEETTGGGDPSFLGVPLKTTCGSPASLRCGIPVNNGGGEGAVGIRDGTSHGFDNWAGAADILASALAPEGGLPVAYREITRLVALHAEAGHVFVVCAARLGLQHVDDEEDAPIGFQPDHDAPWKRWMDLREAAVRHAHDALLRLSSAASAATSPEDILRWCSNESPRWEGWRSAARQLVQDARRSLGEPKDAVRLMRDAVLCEFFETWMILRRA from the coding sequence ATGGCGACGGAGGAGCGGGTGTTAATGGATCTGGCGCGGATGGTGCCGGCGACCCTCCTGCTCGTCGGCACCTCGGAAAAGGTCATCACGAGCATCAAGGGCGCCCGGGAGCTGCTCGCCGGGGACAAGTGGGGATTCGACGACTCCGACgaccccgcgtctccgccttcGAATCCCGCCCGAGGCGGAGACCGAGGCACCAGCGACCCCGTGGAGACCACCGGAGGTGGCGATCACAGCCTCGGCGTCCACGAGGAGACGACCGGAGGCGGAGATCCCAGCTTCCTCGGCGTACCCTTGAAGACCACTTGCGGCAGCCCGGCCAGCCTCCGTTGCGGGATCCCCGTGAACAACGGTGGCGGGGAAGGCGCCGTGGGCATCCGGGATGGCACGTCCCACGGCTTCGACAAttgggccggcgccgccgacatCCTGGCCAGCGCGCTGGCCCCCGAGGGTGGTCTCCCCGTCGCCTACCGCGAGATCACGCGCCTCGTCGCGCTTCACGCCGAGGCCGGACACGTCTTCGTCGTCTGCGCCGCGCGCCTCGGCCTCCAACACGTCGACGACGAAGAAGACGCGCCTATCGGCTTCCAACCCGACCACGACGCGCCGTGGAAGCGGTGGATGGACCTCCGGGAGGCCGCCGTCCGCCACGCCCACGACGCGCTGCTccggttgagctccgccgcgTCGGCGGCCACCTCGCCCGAGGACATCCTCCGGTGGTGCTCCAACGAGTCCCCGCGCTGGGAAGGGTGGCGATCGGCGGCGAGGCAGCTCGTGCAGGACGCCAGACGCAGCCTCGGCGAGCCCAAGGACGCGGTGAGGCTCATGCGCGACGCCGTGCTGTGTGAGTTCTTCGAGACCTGGATGATTCTGAGACGCGCGTAA
- the LOC120671938 gene encoding uncharacterized protein LOC120671938: protein MEVEVEFTWKGLFQRRLVLAARHCDRVHGLLFGAIEVVDADLRTWRRHEGPCAEEAQRALEGASAELGLALASMGAARHLALRGGAPCPSAPLDSVDDLAGDPGVWCALERLEKAAGIATRVHDGLEGARGHLRAAALLAALDGVGGGGGGGDSTTPWEQSPCFAEQLNGAMELGEAMLKAGELVAETAVAREAAFGFIGGAK from the coding sequence atggaggtggaggtggagttcACTTGGAAGGGCCTGTTCCAGCGGCGGCTGGTCCTGGCGGCCAGACACTGCGACAGGGTCCACGGGCTGCTCTTCGGGGCGATCGAGGTCGTGGACGCCGACTTGCGGACCTGGCGCCGCCACGAGGGGCCCTGCGCGGAGGAGGCGCAGCGCGCGCTCGAGGGCGcctcggcggagctcggcctcgCCCTCGCCAGCATGGGCGCGGCCCGCCACCTCGCGCTCCGGGGCGGCGCGCCCTGCCCGAGCGCGCCGCTCGACTCCGTGGACGACCTCGCAGGGGACCCCGGCGTGTGGTGCGCGCTGGAGAGGCTCGAGAAGGCCGCCGGGATCGCCACCCGCGTGCACGACGGGCTGGAGGGCGCCCGCGGCCACCTTCGCGCGGCCGCGCTCCTGGCGGCCCTGgacggggtcggcggcggcggtgggggcggcgacAGCACCACACCGTGGGAGCAGAGCCCCTGCTTCGCCGAGCAGCTCAACGGCGCCATGGAGCTCGGCGAAGCGATGCTGAAGGCGGGGGAGCTCGTCGCGGAGACCGCGGTGGCGCGCGAGGCGGCGTTCGGCTTCATCGGCGGCGCCAAGTGA